A window of Catenulispora sp. GP43 genomic DNA:
GGCGGCGGCACGGCGACGTACAACAACACCGGCATCGCCGGCGACGGCTCCACCGGCCCGAACTTCGACGGCGTCGGCTGGGCCTACTCGGCCCAGGCCCTCGCGTCGGCCGGCGCCGGCCCGGGCTCGCAGCTCACCGCATCGGGGAAGACCTTCACCTGGCCGAACGTGGCCGCCGGGGCACCGGACAACTACCAGGCCGCGGGCCAGACGGTCGCGATATCCGGGGCGGGCACCTCCGGCAGCATCGCCTTCCTGGGCGCCGCCACCAACGGACCCTCCAGCGGGACCGCGACAGTGAACTTCACCGACGGCACGAGCCAGAGCGTGACGCTGTCGTTCTCGGACTGGACGCTCAACGGCGGGAGCGCCTCGGTCCAGTCGGGCAACACGGTCGCCATCACCAGCGCCTACCGCGACACCACTTCAGGCGGCCGCGACGGCGTCACCACCTACGTGTTCGCCACCAGCTCCGTCTCCCTGACTGCGGGGAAGACGGTCGCCAGCGTCACCTTGCCGTCCAGTGCCGACCAGGGCCAATTGCACGTATTCGCCATCGCCGCATAGCCCTCGGCGCTCGGCGCTCGACCCTCGGCATCGCGCGTTTCGTGGTGTGTTAACTTAGCCGCAGCGCGTACCAGGACGCCTCCCGTCCGCGGCAAGCACCGAGTGCCCCTGGATTCCCCATCACTGTGCAGCGCCATGCGCCGATCCCTATCGCGCCCGGCCGCAGCGGACTCGGGCGACGATGGAGAACGTCATGGATCACAAGACGCTTCCGGACAACGCGGACCTCGCCCAGCTTCGCGCCCAAGCCAAGGAACTGCGGCGTGCCTGCGCCGGCGGCAATCCCGCGGCACTGGCCCGGCTGAAGGCGGTCCGCCCCGATGTCGAGTCGGCCGCCGGCACCGCGGTCCAGCTGCGGGACGCCCAACTGGTCATCGCCCGCGAACACGGCTTCGACGGCTGGCGCGACCTCGTGGCGGCGGTCGTCGACCAGCAGAGCGGCGGCCGCGACCTGCACCGGTGGTTCGGAGTGGAGCTGAACAACGGCACGTGGGACGTCCTGGACTCCGGCCTGTCGGAGAACAGCCCGATCGAAGACCAGGAAGCGGCGCTGTACGCGGCGTACGCCTCGACGTACCACTGGATGCAGGCCGGGACGGTCGCGAACCACGGCCGCGGCGAGTACATGATCGCCGCGGTCGCGACGGCGATCGGCCATCTCGACGTCGCGGCCCGGCACGCGAACCGCTACGCCGGGCTGATCGAGGCACACCCGGCAGCCTTCACCGACTGGGACCGGGCCTTCGCCGCCGAAGGACTGGCCCGCGTCGCGGCCCGTACCGGCGCGGCGGACGCCGAGGTCCTGAGGACCGAGGCGGTCCGCCTCATCGAGGCGGTGGCCGACCCCGAGGACCGGCGGGTCTGCCAGGAGCGTCTGGCAGCGTCGCCCTGGTAGCGGAAACGCGAGGGCGAGCCGGCCGCGCGGGACGTTGACGGTCCGGGTCCGTACACAGCGGGCCCGGATCCGGCCCCATCGAAGCCGGCTGACACACGCGGGGAGCGGAAGCGCGGCGCCTGTCTGGCAGAGGACAGAGGCGGGCTACAGGAATTCGCTTCGGTACGTCTCGGCCAGCTCGCCGGCGAGGCGGCGGCGCTGCGCGAGTTCGTCCTGCGACAGCTGCGGAGGCGGCGCGTCCTTGCTCGCCACGACATCACCGATGCGCATGAAGTACTCGTCCTGGCCGGCGGGGGTGCACATGCACAGCATGCGGGCCGGCGCGCCGGAGACGTTGCGGAAGTTGTGCGGTGCGTTGGCCGGGACGTTGATCGTGGACCCGGCCCGTACCGTGCGCTTCTCACCGCGGAAGGTGAACTCGATCTCGCCCTCGAGGATCGTGAACATCTCCTCGAAGTCGTGCCGGTGCGGCGGCGGACCGCCGCCGTCGGGGACGCGCATGTCGATCAGGCAGTACCGGCCGTCGGTCTGCTCGCCGGTGATCAGCATGGCGTAGGTGTTGCCCACCAGCGAGATGTAGGTCGTGGTCGGGTCGTCGGGGTTCGCCACGGTCAACGAACGGGACGGGTCGTCAGCGGGGATCATGTGGATCGTCTCCTAGGAGGTCGGTCAGGCACCGGGATTGACTACGACGACGATCTTGCCGCCGGGCAGGTTGCCCGCGGCGGCGTCGGCGTGCAGGGCGGACAGGTCAGCCAGCGGAACCCGCCGGGCGACCTCGATACGCAGCTCGCCGCGATCGGCCAGCTCCACGAGGTGCGCCAGCTGCTGCGCGTCGCTGCGGACGAACAGGTCGATGCCGCGCACGCCCCGCTCCTCGTCGCTGGGCGCGGGCATCCACACGGTGGTGTTCACCAGGACGCCGCCCGGCCGGATCACCTCGAGCAGTGCGGCCAGCTGCGCCGGCTCGATCGGCGCGAGGTTGAGCACCACGTCGACCGGGGCGGTCGCGGCGTCCACAGCGGTGCTGGTGTGGTCGATGACCTCGTCGGCGCCGGCGGCCTGGACCCGGTCGCGGCTGCGCGGGCTCGCCGTGGCGATGACATAGGCGCCGGCGGCCTTGGCCAGCTGCACGGCGTAGCCGCCGACCGCCCCGCCCGCGCCGTTGACCAGCACGCGCTGGCCCGCCGTGAGCTTCGCGTGGTCGAACAGCGCCTGCCACGCGGTGAGTCCGACGGCCGGCAGCGCCGCGGCGTCGGCCGAGGCGACGCTCGTCGGCGCCGGCGCGAGGATGTCGGCCGGGACCACGACGTATTCCGCGGCCGCGCCGTCGTCCGTCATCGGCAGGAACCCGACGACCTGGTCACCGACCTTGAGACCCTTGAGGCCATCGACTCCCCCGGCCCCCTCGCCGAACGCGGCGATCGTGCCGGACACGTCGAGGCCGGGGGTGTGCGGGAGCGTCACCGGGATCGCCTCCTGCATGAATCCCGCGCGGATGTTGCCGTCGACCCCGTTGAACGACGTCGCGGCGACCCGGATCAGCGCCTGTCCGGGCCCGGGGACGGGCTGCTCGGCGTCCTCGTAGCGCAGGACGCTCGGGTCGCCGTACTCGTGGAAACGCACTGCCTTCATCACGAACTCTCTTTTCTTCTCCGACCATATGCTTCGTTTTCGAAGCACTTGATGACCATAGCATGCTTCGAACCTGAAGCAAACTGTGGCGCGAACGACCTGCGAAACCAAGAAGCCCAAAAAACTTAGAAGCCCGAGAAACTCAGAAGCCCAAGAACCTCAGAAGCCCAGTTCGGGCTGCGGATCAAGCGTGGCTCGAACCGGGAACCAGATGAAGGCCCGCCTTATCCGCGGACAACTTGTCCCTGGACAGCACTGCCGCCGTCCACGACGACCAGGCGCTGAAGCTTCTCCTCGCTCGGCGAACCGGCCTCCGCCATGAAGACCAGCAAGTCCTGGTTCTCGTCGGGATCCATCAGCCGCCAGCTGTACATCTCCAGGTCGCCCAGCTCCGGATGCAGGTAGCGCTTGAGCTCGTGATGGTGGGTCACATCCACCTCGTGACGGCGCCAGACCTCGGCGAACTCCGGGCTGACCGCCAGCAGTGCTTCGACGATCTCGCCGGCCGTGCCCGCGGGGTCCGCGGTGTACACCGCCCGCAGATCCACGGTGAAGACCCTGCCGCGAAGGTCATGATCCTCAGGCGGATAGATGGCGCGCTGCGCCGGGTCGGTGAACCAGCGGTAGACCAGGTAGCGGGACATCCCGCTGAAACGGGTGTAGTCGCCGAACAGGGCAACCGCCCCGCTGGTCTGCAGCAGCGCCTCGCCGAACTGGGAGAACACGATCGCGGGCGTGTCCGACAGGCGCTCGACGATGCGCCGCATGGCGGGACTGACGCGCTCGTCGCGCAGAGCGCGCCGCGGTGCCGAATGCCCGCCGAGCGCGAACAGGTGCTCGCGTTCACTCGGGCTGAGGTTCAGCGCTCGCGCGAGGGCGGCGAGCATCTGCTCGGATGGCATCGGACCGCGCTGCTGCTCGATCCGGCTGTAGTAGTCGGTCGACATGTCGGCCAGCATCGCGACCTCCTCGCGGCGCAGCCCGCCGGCCCGACGCCGGGAACCGCGGGGCAGGCCGACGTCCTCCGGTTGCAGCGCCTCGCGACGAGCCCGGAGAAAGTCCGCGAGCAGCGCACGATCCATCGCCCGGTCCCCCTTTTTCAGGCGGTGCGGTTGCGTCCGGCGCGGGGTTTGGCAGACCGCGGCGGTGCGGCGCGCATATGGGTGCGGACGCGGCCGAGGACGGCGCTGAGGGCGGTGAGGTCCTCGTCGGGCATCGAGTCGAACAGGAGCTGCCGGACGCGGTCGACATGCCCGGGCATCACATGCGCGATCAGGGCTCGGCCGGCATCGGTGACCGTCACTATGACGCTGCGCTCGTCGTCCGGCGACGGCGAGCGGGTGATCAGGCCGCGCTTGTCCAGCAGTCCTGCCTGGTAGGTGAGACCGCTGCGGCTGTAGACGACGCCGTCGGCCAGGTCGGTCATCCGCAGCCGGCCCTCCGGTGAGTCCACCAGGCGTGCCAGGATCTGGAACTGCACGTAGCTGAGATCGCCGTCGGCGCGCAGATGTTCGTCCACCGCGTATTGGAGAAGGCTGCTGACCTCCATCAGGGCGAAATAGGCACCGAGTTGCTCCGAGTTCAGGCCGGGTGTCGCGTCGTTCACTCCGCGAGTCTACTTGCTTTGAATTCGAAGTGCACCCGGTTGTCGGATCCGGGCCGTGCCGTTCGTGGCATCAGCAAGAGGTGACCCGCGAGGGCGCCTTCACGACTACGGAAGATGACGACAGATGCCGCACCCACAGGCCAAGATCCACCGCATGTCCGAGCTCATCGAGCCGATCGGCGCCGTCACCTTCTCCGCCGTGCCGAACGAGGGGTTCCTGGCCCTGGGCATGCGCAACTACTGGGACGGATACTTCGCCGGTCGGGCCGCGCCGCTGGGCTCGGCGCCGGCCGAGGTGGTGCACGCGGTGTTCTACAACTTCGCCGAGGGCGAGGTGGCGCGCCACATCCCGTGGGTCTGGGGGAAGACCACCCCGCAGGAGGCGATCGCCGTGCGCGAACGGGGCAGCGCCGCCGCGCTGCGGCAGTGGATCGGGCCGCTCGCCGACTCCCCCGGGCTGCCGCGGGTCATCGACCTCGCCACCCGAGCCGCCGTCAGCGCGCCGGCCGAGGGCCGCGCGCTGTACGCCGGGCTTCGGGCGCTGGCCGTGCCCGAGGAGCCGGTGGCCAGGCTCTGGCACGCCGCGATGCTGCTGCGCGAGCATCGCGGGGACGGGCACAACGCGGCCCTGCTCGCCCACGGCATCGGTGGCACCGGGGCCCACGTCCTGATGGCTCTTTCCCTCGGGATGCGGGCTGAGAAGTTCGGCCGGCTGCACCACCTGCCCGAAGCGCAGCTGGCCGCCGTGGTCGACGGCCTGCGCGGACGCGGGCTGGTGGACGCCGACGGCGGGTTCACCGACGCCGGCCGGGCGACCAGGGAGCGGATCGAGGCGCTCACCGACGAGCTGGCGGCGCCTGCTTACGACGTGCTCAGCGCCGACGAGCTCGACGAGCTGATCACGGGACTCGAACCGATCGCCGCGGCGGTGGAGGCCGCCAATGACTGAGCGAGCGCCACGGGCAAGGGCCGATTCAGGACTCGAGCGCCGCACGCGGCCTCACCGAAAAGGTGGCGGCTGTGCTCGCGTCTCGCGTCGCCGGGCGGCATCTGACCACCTGGCGCCCTGAGCTGCTGGGCAGCGCCACAGAACAACTCAGCAGGGTCCTCATGCACAGCGCCGCTTGCAGTGCCGTCCAAAATCGCCGGTCCCAACAACCGCGCCCCGCAGAGGCAAACAGCCTCTGCGGGGCGCGGGTCGCGCGCGGGGGGATGCGCGCGGGGAGTTGGTCTGTTACGCGGTCGCCAGTGTGAAGTCGAGCTCGAAGACGCCGCCTCTGCGGATCATCACCTCCTTGGTCTGCGAGGCGTATCCCGTGCTGGAGGCGACCACCGCCATCGTGTCGGCCCGCCCGGGCAGCCACAGCGAGTACGCGCCGTGGGCGTCGGTGGTGACCGTGTACTGCGCGTGAGTACAGGTACCGGACGTCGCGTCGCGTGCCGGGCACAGCTGCACTGTCGCTCCGGGCAGGGGCTTCGCGGCGCTGCCCGCAGTGGCGGCCGAGGTCACCGTGCCGGTGACCTCGCTCCAGGACGAGGGCACGGTCACGTGCAGGTTGACCGGCAGCGCGTCGTTGACGTACGGCGTGTCGGTGGTAAACGTCAGCGCGCCGGCGTACCTGCCCGGCGCCGTGATCTGCGAGGCGTCGGCTGTCACCCGGACCCTGATGCTCTGGCCCGGGGCGAGCTCCAGGCTGCCGCGGTCGCGCTGGGTGGTGAGCCAGGGCACTGCGTCGCCGCCGCACTGGTCGAAGCCGGGCAGCACCTGGGCCACGTCGTTGCCGGTCGGGAAGGCGACGCCGTCCGCGATCGAGCCGCCGATCTGGTACAGGCCGCAGCCCGTGCCGCCGCTGCGGAAGGTCGGGTAGACCGCGTTCGGCAGGGCGCTCCACACGTTGTTGACCGGGTCGTACTGTTCGGCCTGGTTGGTGCCGTCGGCGTCGGTGATGCCGCCGACGATCTGCAGTTGGCCGTTGGCGCCGCTGGACGACATGCCCCAGTCGGGGTACGGGATGTCAGCGGCCTGCGTCCAGGTGTCGGTCTTGGGATGGAAGAGGTACGTCGAGGCCAGGCCCTCGGTGTGGCCGCCGGAGTCGTGCGTGTCGCCGCCCGCGCAGATCACCTCAGCGGCGATGCCGGCGCAGGCGCCCCATTGCATGGACACCGGATAGTCGGCCAGCTTCGTCCAGCTGTCGGCGGCCGGCGAGTAGCGGTAGACCGCCGACGAGAGAGTCGCGCAGTTGCCGGTGGCGCAGCCGCCGATCACGTACAGGCTGCCGTTGAGCACCGCGGCGGTGGCCGACGTCGTGGCCTGCGGCAGGTCGGCGACCCGCGTCCACGAGTCGCCGGCCGGGTGGTAGGCGTAGACGGTGGACTGGATCTTGCCGTCGACATTCCAGCCGCCGACCACGTACATCGTGCCGTTCAGGAACGCCGCCGCCGGGGACTCCAGCGCCTGCGGCAGCGGCGCGATGGCGGTCCAGGAGGCACCGACCGGGTCGTACACGAAGCCGTCGGCACGGGCCACGCCGCCGACGATCTGAGTCACGCCGCCGACGGAGTAGGCCCGGCCCTGGTAGTACCCGACCGCGTTGTCCATGATCTGCTCGGGATAGTCGGCGAGGGCCTGCCAGCCGCCGGTGTCCGCCACCGGGGCGATCGCCGGAGCCGGCTTCGCAGGAGTCTGGTTCGCCGGAGTCGAGTTCAGAGTCGGTGTCGCAGTATTCGTACTCGGGGAGCGGACTGCCGGACCGGTCGGGTAGTTGCCTGGGACCTTCTTCAGCGGCACCGGCACGGCGGTCGTCCCGGCCGTCGTGCCGGAAGCCGGTGCGGTGGAGCCGGCGCTCTGCTCGCCGAGCGTGACATGCAGCGGGGCCCGGCCGGTATTGGTCAGGGTGACTTCCCTCTGGGTCTTCTTGCCGAGCTCCTCGCTGACCGAGAGCGAGGACGGACCCACCGAAAGCCGCCCGGCCTGCAGGGTGACATCGTGAGCGACGACCGTGTCCGCCTTCGTCGTGGCCGTCGTGGTCTGCGTGGCGTACCGGTTGGCCGCGGTGGTGTAGGTGTGCCGTCCGGCGCCCTGGCTGAACAGCCAGTAGAACCCGTCGGCGGTCCCCGCATCGTCCGGAGTCGGGTGACTGGTCGCGGTGGTCGCCGCGCTCGCGGTGTCCGTGGTGACCGCGCCGTTGAGCGGCTGGTGCGTGTTGCCGTCGGTGACGGTGCCCTCGACGATGCCGCCGGGCACGGTGCGGCAGGTACCGATGTAGACGCTGTCGATCTGCCACAGCGAAAGGCCCGCGCCGCTGTAGTGGAACCGCACCTGGACGCCCGCGTGACCGGCCAGACCAGTCAGCGGCACGCCGACCGCACCCTGGGGGGCACCGCCGTTCGCGTTCCAGATCTGGTGCCAGGTCTTGCCGCCGTCGCCGCTCCCGTCGACCTCGGCCACGGTGCCCGCGGCCGGCAGATACGCGTGGAGGAACTTCAAGGCCGCGTCGGGCTGCGCCGACAGGTCCATGACCGGCGAGACGAAGTCGGTGTCCTCGGCCGCGCCGTTGTGGTCGTACGGGTCGGCGGTGCCGAAGTTGCCCGAGCCCGTGGTGAGGTTCCACATACCGTTCGGGTCGTCGAACTCCCAGGTGGCGGTCGCGCCGTTGTTGTCGGTGACGGTCCAGCCGCCCTGGCCGGTGGTTCCGCTCCAGCCTTCGAAGTCCGCCTGGGCGGGGTAGGAGTAGCCGGGGGCCGTGCAGAGGTTCTGATCGGCTCCCACCGCGAGGTTCTGGGCCACGTCGGCGGTGCCGACCGTGATCGACTGGCTGGCGGTGCCGTAGCCGGGATAGATCGGCGTCACGTGCACGGTGTAGTTCGCGTCCTCCGGCAGGCTCACCGAGTACGCGCCTGTCTTCGGGTTCGAGTAGATCGCGCCGTAGGGGTAGCCGTCGATGGTGATTTTCGAGTACAGCCCCCACTTGTGACCGGTCGAGTCGAGCACCTTGCCCGAGACCGTCTTGGACGCGATGACGGACAGCGTGAGATCGACGGTCGTGGTCTGGTTGTCGGTGATCTGCACCCCGGCCCGCGTCGCGGGCTTGAAACCGTATGCCGACGCGGTCGCGCTGTAGGTACCGTGCGCGACTTGAACGGTGAACCTGCCTTGCGCGTCGGTCGTCGCGTGGAAGGTCAGGCCTTGCGAGGCGTCGGTGAACACGACACTCGCGTTCGGCAACGGACCGCCGGCCGAGGAGGTGAGGGTGCCGGTCGCGGTACCGAAGCCGCTCAGGGTCAGCGCGGTGACGCCGTTCGGGGTTCCCATGCCGGTCGGGCCGTCCCAGCCGGAACCGGCGGTGCACAGCACGTTGCCGCAGCTGCCATCAGAACCCTGCGTCACGTCGAACAGGTGGTTGCCGCCGAAGGCATACGGATAGGTCACCGGGTACGTCCCGGCGGCCGGAGCGCCGGCCAGGGCATACATCGCGGTGATCAGCGGCGCGGACAGGCTTGTGCCGCCGACCTGGACCCACCCCGGCTGGCCGAGCGTGTCGTAGACCGCCAGGCCGGTCTGCGGGTCGGCGACCGCGGAGATGTCGGCGGTGGCGCGTTTGGCGCAGTCGGTGGTCAGGCCGGCCTGGTACGCGGGCTGCGGCTCGTACGCCGAACAGCCGGAACCGCCGGAGGTCCACGCGGTCTCGGTCCAGCCACGCGTCGTCGATGAGTCGGCGGTCAGCGTGGTGCCGCCCACCCCGACCACATCCGGGTCGGACGCCGGCCAGTTCACCACGTTGCCGGTGTCGCCGGAGCTGGCCACGATCGCCACGCCGGGGTGGTCGTAGTCGGTGTCGGCCTGTTCGCCCGCGAACTCACCGGGGATGCCGTAGGAGTTCGACACGTACTTCGCACCGAGGCTCACCGCGGTCTTCTCAGCGGTGCCCAGGTCGGACGTGGCGGCGCTGGCCGCCTCCACCAACAGGATGCGGCACTGCGGGCACGCCGAGGACACCGCGTCGACGTCGAGCGAGGTCTCCTCGGCCCAGCCCTTGTCGTCGGCCGGGTAGTCGGCGCCGCCGGTCTGGTCGGTCTTGCGGAAGCATCCGTTGGCGGAGGTGCAGGCGGGCAGGCCGTAGTGCTGGCGGAAGACAGCCAGGTCGGCCTCGACGGTGGAGGCGCCGAAGGCGTCGACGATCGCCACGGTCTGGCCCTGGCCGCCGTCCGGCAAGTGGTAGGCGGCCTTGATCTGAGCCGGACCGAGCGCGGTGGCCGGCGGTCCGTCGGCGCCGGCGATCAGGCTGCGGACTTTGGTGGTGGCTTGCAGCGCGAAGCAGACCGCGTGGCCGGGAGCCGGGTCGGGCACGTTGCACGCCGCCGGGCTGTAGTCCGGCTGGTTCGCGGCGAGCTTGGCCAGGCGCGGGTCGCTCTGTGCCTCGGCCGTGGGCGGCTTGGGCGTCACCGGGCCCTGCAACGAATCGGTGTTCGCGGGGTTCGCGGGGTTCGCGGTGTTCGCGTTCGAAGCTGCGACGCTGCTCGGTGAGTTCGTACCCGCCGACACCGGGGAGGCGTAGCAGAGGCTTAAGCCGAGGAGTCCGGCTATCAGTCCGAGAAAGGGCGCACGACGGCGCCCGGGAGAGTGCATCGGGCAGTTGCCTTTCATGGGGGCGGGTGACTGGCGTCCCTGGCGAGTATGCGGCGTGAACGTGCGGTGCTCGATTGGGCAGATGCCCTAAAGAAAGGAATCAGTCCCGAGCTGTGTCCGCCGCGGCCCCGAAACGTGTCTGCGTCACGATGACGGCCAGGGCGGTGCGAGTCGTCACTCCGTGCTTGCGCATCGCGGAGTTGAGCTGCGCCGCGACGGTCTTCGGGGAGCGGGACAGCGCGACCGCGATCTCCCGGTTCGTCAGACCGCTGAGCAACAGCTCGACGACTTCCTGCTCGCGCGGTGAGAGGTGGTTGCCGTAGCCGCGGCGCCCCGCCCTGCGGCGACCCGGCTTCTCGCCGCCGCGCTCCTGAAGCGTGTCGGCGACGCGCTCGGCATCCTTCTTCGCGCCGAGCACCGCCAGCCCTTGCGCGACCTCGGTCCACTGCGACAGCGCGGCCCGGCTCTCGCCGGCCTTCATCAGGCAGCCGGCCTTCTGCTCACGGGCCAGCAGCGCATAGTACGGTCGCGGCTGTGCCTGCCACGCGGCCGCGGCGACGTCCCACGCGGCGGCGGCCTCGGCATGGTCGCCGCGCCCCTGGGCGAGCAGGGCACGGCAGGTCTCCAGCGCCGCGCGGGTCGACGGGATGGCCCGGTCGGCGAAGCCCCGGGCGAACGCGGCCACCAGATCCTCGGCTTCGCCGAGGCGCTCGGCCGCGATCAGCGCCGCCACCCGCACCGGTAAGGTCTCCGTGGCCCACAGCCACATCTCCTTGCCCAAGACCACGTGGACGGCGTCGTCGGTGAGCGACAGAGCCTCCTCGGCATCGCCGGCGGCCAGGCGGAGCCGCGCGAGTGCGCCGGTCGATTCCATCGACATGTCGGCGATGCCGCGCCGGACGGCTTCGTCGCGGACCGAGCGCACCGCGTCCTCGGCGGTCGGGTCGTCACCCGCGGCCGCGCCCAGCAGCCCGAGGACCAGTCGGCTGTCGAGCTGCATCATCGGTTCGTCGTCGAGCCGCACCCAGGGCCGGGCGCGGTCCGCCAGACCGCTCCACGTGCCGGTGAACCAGTCCAGGTGCGTGATCGTCACCTGCGTCATGTCGCGCAGGCGCTGATGGTGGTGCCGGCGTGAGATGTCGCCGGCGATCGCCAGCCGCCGGCGGGCGTCATGGTGGAGACCCCAATGCATCGCGGCGTCGCCGGTGTTCATCGAGAGCCGCGCCAGGTCCAACGCCCCTTGTGACGAGGTCTCCTGAGTGGGGAACCGCGCGGCCAGGTCCCAGCCGGACGGGTCCCCGAGGTCGAGCAGAGCGGTGATCCGGTCGATCAGCAGAATGCGCCGTTCGGCCTCCGGCAGCCGGGACTCGGCGACCGACGCGGCCCGGTCGATCCAGCGCCGGTGCTCGGCGGCGGGCAGTGAGCCGACCCGGCCGCCGAGGGTGGCCATCGCCCGCGCCACTTCCGACGGGCTGTCCGCCAGGTCCGGGATGGCACGCCGGATCTGGTCGACGCCGTCCGCGTGCTCGCCGAGGTGGATCAGCATCCTGCCGAGCTGTTCGCGGATGCGGCCCCGGTCGGCCCCCTGGATCCGCTCGTCGTCCAGCACCGAGCGCAGGGTGCTGACGACGTCGGCGCGGTGCAGGTAGCCGGTGACCGAGAGCAGCGGGAACTTCTGGGCGATACGCGCGATGTCGCTCGCCGGGAGCCCGCCCTCGGTGAGCAGATCGTGCAGCAGGGAGACCGCGATCGGCTGGTCGCCGGCCGCCAGCGCGAGATCGGCGGCCTGCTCGGCGTACCGGCACCACTGTGCCATCTCGTTCGCGGCCCGGTAGTGGTAGGCCAGCCGCGCGACGGGCACCGGGCGCTTGTCCTCGAGCCTGGCCGCGGCCCGCCGGTGGGCCGCACGGCGATCCGGTCCGGCGGCGCGGTGGTAGACGGCGCGCGCGGCCAGGACGTGCCGGAAGGCTATGCGTCCGGCCTCGTCCTCGCCGATCAGGCCGCTGAGGACCGCCTCGCGCAGTGCGGGCCCGGCCTCGTGCGGGGCCAGGCCGCTCACGTGGGCCAGCACCGGCTCCGCCTCCGCCTCCACGAGCACCGCCGCGGCCAGCAACATCTGCTGTGCCTCGGCGCTGAGCCGGCCGACGCGATCGGTGACCGCGTCCCGGATCGAGGGCGGCACGTCGATCTCGTCGAGGGTGCGCCGGATCCACTCGCCGTCCCGGCGGACCAGGTCGGAGCGGGCATGCAGAAGTCGCACCGACTCCTCCAGCGCCAGCGGCACGCCTTCGGTGCGCGCGTGCAGCAGCTCGGCGAAAGCCGGGGAGACGAGCTCGTCGTCCAACATCGAGGAGACCAGTTGCGCGACCTCCGGCGGCTCCAGCCCGCCGAGGGCGATGCGGACACTCCCCTGGCCGCCCGAGGAGTCCGCGACCTGCCGCGCGCCGGCCGACAGTCGCGGTAACAGCGAGTCGGCGGGAAGATCCTCGGCCCGGTAGGTCAACAGGAGGCTGATCCGCCGCGCGCGACGCGTGGCGAGGAAGAGCAGGAAGTCCATGGTGGCCTCATCGGCCCAGTGCACATCTTCGACGACGAGCACACTCACCCCGAGCCGGTCCAGCAGTTCGGCCAGCGCGCGGATCAGCCGGTGGCGCGCCGCCCCCGGATCGCTCAGCGGCTCGGGTGCGGGCGGCAGCGCCTCGCTCCACTCGGGGAACAGCGGACGCAGCGTCCCGGCCAGTGCGCTGAGCCCCAGCCCCGAAACGTCGGAGCATTGTTCCCGCGCGGCATCGACGATCGGCCCGAGGGTGAGTGGCTCGCGGAACGGCGGGCACACGGCGACCAGTGGTTCGGTGGCCGGCGGTTCGGTGGCCGGCGGTTCGGTGGCCGGCGCGGCGCTCGCGTCGGTCGCAGCGGTCGCGTCGGCCGCAACGGTTGCGTCGGCCGCAGCGGACATGCGGGCCCGGAAGGCGGCCAGCGTTTCGCGGACCAGCCGGCTCTTGCCGATGCCGGCCTCGCCTTCGACCAGGACCAGCGCGGGCGGGGCGAGCAGGGCGCGGACGGCTCGGGTCAGCTCGGCCTCACGGCCGATGAAGCGCGGCGTGCCGATCCGGGTCAGGTGTGAAGCGCCAGCCTGTTGGTCATCCTCCGCCGAACGCCGATCCACCGTGCCAGAGTACCGATGACTGGGAACTTGCCCAGAGGTCCGCAGGTCCGGCCGACTACTCGGGCCAGGCACTCCCCTGGATGATCCCGACGAAGTCGGCCCGGACGAATGCGGGGTCGAAGTACGCGAGGACGTCGTCGTTCATCGTCCCGAAGGTGGTGTCCGGGCGGTCGGCCATGCCGTCGTGGAAGGCTCGCAGGATCCGGTTCTTGAAGTCCGGGCGGGGGTGGGCGGCCAGCACGGCGGCGCGCTGCTCGTCGGTGA
This region includes:
- a CDS encoding AAA family ATPase, producing MDRRSAEDDQQAGASHLTRIGTPRFIGREAELTRAVRALLAPPALVLVEGEAGIGKSRLVRETLAAFRARMSAAADATVAADATAATDASAAPATEPPATEPPATEPLVAVCPPFREPLTLGPIVDAAREQCSDVSGLGLSALAGTLRPLFPEWSEALPPAPEPLSDPGAARHRLIRALAELLDRLGVSVLVVEDVHWADEATMDFLLFLATRRARRISLLLTYRAEDLPADSLLPRLSAGARQVADSSGGQGSVRIALGGLEPPEVAQLVSSMLDDELVSPAFAELLHARTEGVPLALEESVRLLHARSDLVRRDGEWIRRTLDEIDVPPSIRDAVTDRVGRLSAEAQQMLLAAAVLVEAEAEPVLAHVSGLAPHEAGPALREAVLSGLIGEDEAGRIAFRHVLAARAVYHRAAGPDRRAAHRRAAARLEDKRPVPVARLAYHYRAANEMAQWCRYAEQAADLALAAGDQPIAVSLLHDLLTEGGLPASDIARIAQKFPLLSVTGYLHRADVVSTLRSVLDDERIQGADRGRIREQLGRMLIHLGEHADGVDQIRRAIPDLADSPSEVARAMATLGGRVGSLPAAEHRRWIDRAASVAESRLPEAERRILLIDRITALLDLGDPSGWDLAARFPTQETSSQGALDLARLSMNTGDAAMHWGLHHDARRRLAIAGDISRRHHHQRLRDMTQVTITHLDWFTGTWSGLADRARPWVRLDDEPMMQLDSRLVLGLLGAAAGDDPTAEDAVRSVRDEAVRRGIADMSMESTGALARLRLAAGDAEEALSLTDDAVHVVLGKEMWLWATETLPVRVAALIAAERLGEAEDLVAAFARGFADRAIPSTRAALETCRALLAQGRGDHAEAAAAWDVAAAAWQAQPRPYYALLAREQKAGCLMKAGESRAALSQWTEVAQGLAVLGAKKDAERVADTLQERGGEKPGRRRAGRRGYGNHLSPREQEVVELLLSGLTNREIAVALSRSPKTVAAQLNSAMRKHGVTTRTALAVIVTQTRFGAAADTARD